The genome window CTGGCCATTTTCATGGCCAATGCTGGTGGCGCGTGGGATAACGCCAAAAAGCACATTGAAGGTGGTGCCTATGGGGGCAAAGGTTCTGCAGCCCACAAGGCCGCTGTTACCGGCGATACGGTAGGGGACCCCTTCAAGGATACCGCGGGACCATCATTGAACATTTTGATCAAACTGACAGCGGTGGTATCACTGGTGATAGCACCGTTGATCAAGTAGTATTCGGGAGAGTGATCGTGAGGTATTACGAAGCAATCTATATTGCCCACCCGAACCTTGAGCAGGAGGATTTATCCAAGCTCATTGAGGAGACGAAGGGTATGCTGAAAAAGCGGGGCTGTGAACTTCTGCACGAAGAAGTACTGGGTAAGAAACGCCTGGCCTACCCGATTCAGAAGCAACGGTTCGGGACTTACGTACTGCTCCAGTTTCAGGGTGATGGCATCAGTAATGCCGGCCTGAACCAGGATCTGGAGCTCAACGACAACATATTGGCTCACATGATCGTGCGGATCGATGAGGATGAGATCCGCGAGACGCGGGTGGAAGAATCTAAGGAGGAGCTCGTGTTTGTCGAGGGCCAGGAGCTGCCGGCCGGGATGGAAGAGGGCGAGGCTGAGGAGGAGGAACCCAGTCAGCCGCGACCGGAAATCGCCCCGGCTGATTCCACCTCGAATGAGGAAACCGAATTCTCAGAAGAGAAAGACCTGGAGCCAGAAATAAAAGAGTGAAGTCGTCGATAATGGTGTATCGCCATTCATTGATCGTCTTATGTCGGTATACACATGAAGGGGGATGGGCTTATGGATCTTCGAATGCCTGATCTGAACCTAGTACTGCTGGCGGGGAACTTGACCAATGATCCCAAGTACTCCGAGACCAAGAATGGTACGCCAGTGGTCAACTTTTACATGGCCTCCAACAAGCGATTCAAGGATCGCAACGGCATTATCAAGGAGGACGTCTGTTTCGTCGGTGTGGTGGCGTGGGATAATCTAGCTGTCAGTTGCCGGGACAATCTCCAGAAGGGCAGCAGTGTGTTGGTAACAGGAGAATTGCAGAGCCGCAAATTGTTCTCGGAGGATGGTTCCGGGCGCAATGTGGTCGAAATCAAGGCGAAGAAGATTCAATTCCTGGATGCACATCGGGTCATGGTGGATTCCTTTGAAGTGGAACCGGAGGAGGCATCCACCCGGAATCCCGATCTGGACGAGGAAACTTAGACCTACAACTTAGTGACGGCCTGGTGGCTGATCTCGGCCGGGATCAGCGACCTGAGGCAAATTAGAGGAGTCTGACAGATGGCTTTTGTAAGCCGGCGGAAGGTCTGCAAATTTTGCGAGAATCAAATCCGGAAGATTGATTACAAGGATGTCCGGACCTTGCGGCGATTCATCACCGAACAGGGTAAGATCATTCCCCGCCGGATAACGGGTGTTTGTGCTCGCCACCAGCGGCAGTTGACCCGTGCTATCAAGCGGGCCAGGAATATCGCCTTGATTCACTATACGCTTGATGTCACCCAGTCCTAGGTGAGCCGGGAGAAGTGCTGATGGAAATCATTCTGATGCAGGATGTTGACAGCCTTGGAACGGCCGGACAGGTAGTGCAGGTTAGTGCCGGATATGCCCGGAATTACCTTTTCCCCAAGCGTCTGGCCCTGCTAGCTACGCCAGCTAACCTTAAGAAGGTAGCGGAGGAGACGCGGTTGGGCGAAATCCGGGTTGCCCGACAGCGAGCGGAGATGGCCAAGGTGGCCGAAAAGCTAAGGAAGGTCGCCGTTACCGCAACGGTCAAGGTTGGAGAAGACGAGAAGGTATTCGGTTCGGTCACTTCGCAGACCATTGCCGACCTCCTCGCCGGGAAGGGCTATGAGTTTGACCGAAGGGACATCAACCTGGAGGAACCACTCAGGTCCCTGGGGCAGTACGATGTGGAAGTGAAGCTAGGTCATGGGATTACCAGCACCGTGAAGGTGTGGGTAGTACGGGAGTAGTACCCACGGCTCGGTCTGCTGACTG of Candidatus Neomarinimicrobiota bacterium contains these proteins:
- the rpsF gene encoding 30S ribosomal protein S6, which gives rise to MRYYEAIYIAHPNLEQEDLSKLIEETKGMLKKRGCELLHEEVLGKKRLAYPIQKQRFGTYVLLQFQGDGISNAGLNQDLELNDNILAHMIVRIDEDEIRETRVEESKEELVFVEGQELPAGMEEGEAEEEEPSQPRPEIAPADSTSNEETEFSEEKDLEPEIKE
- a CDS encoding single-stranded DNA-binding protein; its protein translation is MPDLNLVLLAGNLTNDPKYSETKNGTPVVNFYMASNKRFKDRNGIIKEDVCFVGVVAWDNLAVSCRDNLQKGSSVLVTGELQSRKLFSEDGSGRNVVEIKAKKIQFLDAHRVMVDSFEVEPEEASTRNPDLDEET
- the rpsR gene encoding 30S ribosomal protein S18 encodes the protein MAFVSRRKVCKFCENQIRKIDYKDVRTLRRFITEQGKIIPRRITGVCARHQRQLTRAIKRARNIALIHYTLDVTQS
- the rplI gene encoding 50S ribosomal protein L9, which codes for MEIILMQDVDSLGTAGQVVQVSAGYARNYLFPKRLALLATPANLKKVAEETRLGEIRVARQRAEMAKVAEKLRKVAVTATVKVGEDEKVFGSVTSQTIADLLAGKGYEFDRRDINLEEPLRSLGQYDVEVKLGHGITSTVKVWVVRE